The Setaria italica strain Yugu1 chromosome IX, Setaria_italica_v2.0, whole genome shotgun sequence genome has a window encoding:
- the LOC101760973 gene encoding uncharacterized protein LOC101760973, with translation MSGKGKRRSARLLKLEEEKNDGDSAGVCLLDPWQIIRNSISDNSTSQSSVGQIIEYILDELELRDRHELFAMPDDIQVTDYAERVSRPGDFATLRQKNKDGMYTALEQFENDVYMVFQRAITMNSQNTVPFREAMSLLDQAKQVFMSLKNNQMFSETELAAWRKRYLDQLQQPITPEGREVGNRGPPRHAAATPSKLPATTPRKKSAAETKKQENASAGAGGNTPENQRARQRGAKESKGTAPGKKARKAETWFAGDAATTAGAAGASVVARRRLTYNEGAGADQGWRTMARPVFQGRHVTFNSLPQEHTYRNSLHGFVRHAGLKARVAAEFRTLECVARARHSHVPQCWNGFAPGAGFLPPTPRPLGAAAAAAPEATPARPPSAADLAAAAPECKLETDEVLKLFVLMGTPAAFLERAKKMFGEGEREESARKDGQGQATRAADGARVGAATAAETGQKRGASEPSAAAAACGPFAPPKLVPGRLGFGQFAGSSAQPFKLKSKPSTSSNAASKKKIS, from the exons ATGTCTGGAAAAGGGAAGAGGCGAAGCGCTAGATTGTTGAAGCTGGAAGAGGAGAAGAACGACGGCGACTCCGCCGGCGTCTGCCTCCTTGATCCTTGGCAAATAATCCGGAACAGCATTTCCG ATAACTCAACAAGCCAAAGCTCAGTTGGGCAAATCATCGAGTATATCCTTGACGAATTGGAGCT GAGAGATCGGCATGAGTTGTTTGCGATGCCAGATGACATCCAG GTGACTGACTATGCAGAGAGAGTGAGCAGGCCCGGTGACTTTGCTACACTGAGGCAGAAGAACAAAGATGGCATGTACACGGCACTAGAGCAATTTGAG AACGATGTTTACATGGTGTTCCAGAGAGCAATAACGATGAACAGCCAGAACACCGTGCCTTTCAGAGAG GCGATGTCACTGCTAGATCAAGCCAAGCAAGTGTTCATGTCCCTGAAGAACAACCAGATGTTCTCGGAGACGGAGCTCGCGGCATGGCGCAAGAGGTACCTAGACCAGCTGCAGCAGCCGATCACGCCGGAGGGAAGAGAGGTGGGCAACAGGGGTCCACCACGCCACGCAGCTGCTACGCCATCGAAGctgcccgccaccacgccgagGAAGAAGAGCGCCGCCGAGACGAAGAAGCAGGAGaacgccagcgccggcgccggcggcaacaCCCCGGAGAACCAGAGAGCAAGGCAGCGAGGCGCCAAGGAGAGCAAGGGCAcggcgccgggaaagaaggcgAGAAAAG CTGAGACGTGGTTCGCCGGAGATGCAGCAACGACGGCGGGCGCTGCCGGCGCCAGCGTGGTGGCGCGAAGGAGGCTCACGTACAATGAAGGTGCTGGCGCCGATCAAGGCTGGCGAACCATGGCGAGGCCTGTTTTCCAGGGCCGGCACGTTACCTTCAATAGT CTGCCGCAGGAGCACACGTATCGCAACAGCCTGCACGGGTTCGTGCGGCACGCGGGGCTCAAGGCGCGCGTGGCCGCCGAGTTCAGGACGCTCGAGTGCGTCGCGCGCGCCAGGCACAGCCACGTGCCGCAATGCTGGAACGGCTTCGCTCCCGGCGCCGGCTTCCTCCCACCGACGCCGCGTCCCCTgggcgcagccgccgccgccgccccggagGCGACCCCAGCGCGACCGCCGTCGGCTGCcgacctggcggcggcggcgcccgagtGCAAGCTGGAGACGGACGAGGTGCTCAAGCTCTTCGTGCTCATGGGCACGCCCGCCGCGTTCTTGGAAAGGGCCAAGAAAATGTTCGGCGAAGGCGAGCGCGAGGAGAGCGCAAGAAAGGATGGGCAGGGGCAGGCGACCAGGGCTGCCGACGGGGCGAGGGttggcgcggcgacggcggccgagaCCGGGCAGAAGAGAGGCGCGAGCGAGCcatcggcggccgccgccgcgtgcgggCCGTTCGCGCCGCCCAAGCTGGTCCCCGGCCGGCTGGGCTTCGGCCAGTTCGCCGGCTCTTCTGCGCAGCCGTTcaagctgaagtcgaagcctTCGACGTCGTCGAATGCTGCCAGCAAGAAGAAAATTTCGTGA